The following are from one region of the Achromobacter xylosoxidans genome:
- a CDS encoding Lrp/AsnC family transcriptional regulator, whose product MQIDAIDQRILYRLQENGHLSNQDLAEQVALSPSACLRRVRALEESGLIRHYRAVLDAEKLGFELEAIVHVSLDQSRPGWHEEFLAGIALHDEITEASIVTGASNYILTVCTRNLKAFSQFVEDKLSKIPGVRNLSSHIVMRKVKDRGGMLPLASWR is encoded by the coding sequence ATGCAGATCGACGCCATAGACCAGCGCATTCTTTACCGGCTGCAAGAGAACGGCCACCTCAGCAACCAGGACCTGGCCGAGCAGGTGGCGCTGTCGCCCTCGGCCTGCCTGCGGCGGGTGCGCGCGCTGGAAGAAAGCGGGCTGATCCGCCACTATCGCGCCGTGCTGGACGCCGAAAAACTGGGGTTCGAGCTGGAGGCCATCGTCCATGTGTCGCTGGACCAGTCGCGTCCCGGCTGGCACGAGGAATTCCTGGCCGGCATCGCCCTGCATGACGAGATCACCGAGGCCAGCATCGTGACGGGCGCGTCCAACTACATCCTGACGGTGTGCACGCGCAACCTGAAGGCGTTCTCACAGTTCGTCGAAGACAAGCTCAGCAAGATCCCGGGCGTGCGGAACCTGTCCTCGCATATCGTCATGCGCAAAGTGAAGGACCGCGGCGGCATGCTGCCGCTGGCAAGCTGGCGCTAG
- the kynU gene encoding kynureninase, translating into MNTREACVNADRQDPLAPLKDRFDLPPGVLYMDGNSLGVLPKEAAGRAAAVIGQEWGSGLIRSWNTAGWFELPTRLGDKLGRLLGAREGELVVTDTTSLNIFKALAAALRIQQHQHPKRRVILSERDNFPTDLYMIQGMIDLLQQGYEMRLIDDELPLEKALDESVAVMLLSHVNYRSGQMHDMAAVTALAHERGALAIWDLAHAAGAVPVDLNGADADFAVGCTYKYLNGGPGSPAFIWVAPRHTKDFWQPLSGWWGHTRPFDMTVAYEPAGGVRRYLCGTQPIVSLSLVECGLDVAHAADMAEVRKKSLALGDLFIALVEERCAGHPLTLVTPRKHADRGSHVSFRHPNGFEVMQALIARGVIGDYREPEVLRFGLTPLYFGYADVWDAVDILKDVLDTRSWDKPEFKHRAAVT; encoded by the coding sequence ATGAACACCCGTGAAGCCTGCGTAAATGCCGACCGCCAGGATCCCCTGGCGCCCCTGAAGGACCGTTTCGACCTGCCGCCCGGCGTCCTCTACATGGACGGCAATTCCCTGGGCGTGCTGCCCAAGGAGGCCGCCGGCCGCGCCGCCGCCGTGATCGGCCAGGAATGGGGTTCGGGCCTGATCCGCAGCTGGAATACCGCGGGCTGGTTCGAACTGCCCACCCGCCTGGGCGACAAGCTGGGCCGCCTGCTGGGCGCGCGCGAAGGCGAGCTGGTCGTGACCGACACGACCTCGCTGAACATCTTCAAGGCGCTGGCCGCCGCCCTGCGCATCCAGCAGCACCAGCACCCCAAGCGCCGCGTCATCCTGTCCGAACGCGACAACTTTCCGACCGATCTCTACATGATCCAGGGCATGATCGACCTGCTGCAGCAGGGCTACGAAATGCGCCTGATCGACGACGAGCTGCCGCTGGAAAAGGCGCTGGACGAGTCCGTGGCGGTGATGCTGCTGTCGCACGTGAACTACCGCAGCGGCCAGATGCACGACATGGCCGCGGTGACCGCGCTGGCGCACGAGCGCGGCGCGCTGGCGATCTGGGACCTGGCTCACGCCGCGGGCGCGGTGCCGGTGGACCTGAACGGCGCGGACGCCGACTTCGCCGTGGGTTGCACCTATAAATACCTGAACGGCGGCCCGGGCTCGCCCGCCTTCATCTGGGTGGCGCCGCGCCACACCAAGGACTTCTGGCAGCCGCTGTCCGGCTGGTGGGGCCACACGCGGCCGTTCGACATGACCGTGGCCTACGAGCCCGCCGGCGGCGTGCGCCGCTATCTGTGCGGCACCCAGCCTATCGTGTCGCTGTCGCTGGTGGAATGCGGCCTGGACGTGGCGCATGCCGCCGACATGGCCGAGGTGCGCAAGAAATCGCTGGCGCTGGGCGACCTGTTCATCGCGCTGGTCGAAGAGCGCTGCGCCGGCCATCCTCTCACGCTGGTGACGCCGCGAAAGCACGCCGACCGCGGCAGCCATGTCAGCTTCCGCCATCCCAACGGCTTCGAGGTGATGCAGGCCCTGATCGCGCGCGGCGTGATCGGCGACTATCGCGAACCCGAGGTGCTGCGCTTCGGCCTGACGCCGCTGTATTTCGGCTATGCCGACGTCTGGGACGCCGTCGACATCCTGAAGGACGTGCTGGACACGCGTTCCTGGGACAAGCCGGAATTCAAGCACCGCGCCGCCGTGACCTGA
- a CDS encoding amino acid permease, with translation MQQQKGFGQIAEREQGLKRRLTSGQMSMIAIGGAIGTGLFLGSKFAIGFAGPSVIISYAIGGLITLLLMGCLAEMTVAHSTSGSFGAYAEHYVGPLAGFLVRYAYWSCVVLAVGTEVTAVAEYMKFWFPDVPGWQWVCLFSAALIFINAMSVKTFGTVEYWFSTIKITAIVAFIILGAYVVWGNPQYGTALYTSHGGFFPNGVWGMWIAVVISIFSYLSVEMIAVAAGEAEDPERAVKQAFRATIVRLVVFYLLTLALILAIVPWDEAGKGGSPFVKVMQALEIPGAAGVINFIVLVAALSAMNSQLYITTRMMFSLSRAGHAPSAFGKLTRSGTPLNALLLSTSGIAIAAVLNVLYPETSFTLMMAISMFGALFTWMMIFVTHYCFRRRWAREGGGKLSFRMPGFPVLTLLGAGAMLAILATTYFTSVFKMTLVFGVPFLVVLAVLYQLLFRRRGEAVALTPRGQRS, from the coding sequence ATGCAACAACAAAAAGGATTCGGCCAGATCGCCGAACGCGAGCAGGGCCTGAAGCGGCGGCTGACGTCGGGGCAGATGAGCATGATCGCCATCGGCGGCGCCATCGGCACGGGCCTGTTCCTGGGCAGCAAGTTCGCCATCGGCTTTGCCGGACCCAGCGTGATCATCAGCTATGCCATCGGCGGCTTGATCACGTTGCTGCTGATGGGCTGCCTGGCGGAAATGACGGTGGCGCATTCCACCTCGGGCTCCTTCGGCGCCTATGCCGAACACTACGTCGGCCCGCTGGCGGGATTTCTGGTGCGCTACGCGTACTGGTCCTGCGTGGTGCTGGCGGTAGGCACCGAAGTCACGGCCGTCGCGGAATACATGAAGTTCTGGTTCCCGGACGTGCCCGGCTGGCAGTGGGTCTGCCTGTTCTCGGCGGCGCTGATCTTCATCAACGCCATGAGCGTCAAGACCTTCGGCACGGTCGAATACTGGTTTTCCACGATCAAGATCACCGCCATCGTGGCCTTCATCATCCTGGGCGCCTACGTGGTCTGGGGCAATCCGCAGTACGGCACGGCGCTGTACACGTCGCATGGCGGGTTCTTCCCGAATGGCGTCTGGGGCATGTGGATCGCCGTGGTCATCTCGATCTTCAGCTATCTCAGCGTGGAGATGATCGCGGTGGCGGCGGGCGAGGCCGAAGACCCCGAGCGCGCGGTCAAGCAGGCGTTCCGCGCCACCATCGTCCGGCTGGTGGTGTTCTACCTGCTGACGCTGGCGCTGATCCTGGCCATCGTGCCCTGGGACGAGGCCGGCAAGGGCGGCAGCCCCTTCGTCAAGGTGATGCAGGCGCTTGAGATCCCGGGCGCGGCAGGCGTCATCAACTTCATCGTGCTGGTGGCGGCGCTGTCGGCCATGAACAGCCAGCTCTACATCACCACGCGCATGATGTTCAGCCTGTCGCGCGCCGGCCATGCGCCGTCCGCGTTCGGCAAGCTGACGCGCAGCGGCACGCCGCTGAACGCGCTGCTGCTGTCCACCAGCGGCATTGCCATCGCCGCGGTGCTGAACGTGCTGTACCCCGAGACCTCGTTCACGCTGATGATGGCGATTTCGATGTTCGGCGCGCTGTTTACGTGGATGATGATTTTCGTGACCCACTACTGCTTTCGCCGCCGCTGGGCGCGCGAAGGCGGCGGCAAGCTGTCGTTCCGCATGCCGGGCTTTCCGGTGCTGACGCTGCTGGGCGCGGGCGCGATGCTGGCCATTTTGGCCACCACCTACTTCACCAGCGTTTTCAAGATGACGCTGGTGTTCGGCGTGCCCTTCCTGGTGGTGCTGGCCGTGCTGTACCAGCTGCTGTTCCGCAGGCGTGGCGAAGCGGTGGCGCTGACCCCGCGCGGCCAGCGTTCCTGA
- a CDS encoding VOC family protein yields MSDTNFVIFYVEKPAASAAFYSALLQRPPMESSPTFALFRLDSGLMLGLWSRYTVEPAAAGRGGATELAFTVADAQALDRRHLDWSLRGLPILQAPTDMDFGRTFVALDPDGHRLRVFAPAPQEQAAEQPAPAMASA; encoded by the coding sequence ATGTCAGACACCAATTTCGTGATTTTCTACGTTGAAAAGCCCGCCGCCAGCGCCGCGTTCTACAGCGCCCTGCTGCAGCGTCCGCCCATGGAAAGCTCCCCCACCTTCGCGCTGTTCAGGCTGGATTCCGGCCTGATGCTGGGCCTGTGGTCGCGCTACACGGTGGAACCTGCCGCCGCCGGCCGCGGCGGCGCCACCGAACTCGCCTTCACCGTTGCCGACGCGCAGGCGCTGGACCGCCGCCACCTGGACTGGAGCCTGCGCGGCCTGCCCATCCTGCAAGCGCCCACCGACATGGATTTCGGCCGCACCTTCGTGGCGCTGGACCCCGACGGCCACCGGTTGCGCGTGTTCGCGCCAGCGCCTCAGGAACAGGCTGCGGAGCAGCCCGCGCCGGCCATGGCCAGCGCTTGA
- a CDS encoding helix-turn-helix transcriptional regulator: MSRTERLLGLMQTLRCHRRPVSGRQLAADLGVSIRTLYRDIATLQSQGAEIEGEPGVGYVLRPGFMLPPLMFSTEEIEALVLGTRWVADRADPRLAQAASNALAKIGAVLPGELRDGLDAIPLLVGPSSMQVVDRVDLSLIRQAIRCEQKIDITYRDDKGADSTRVIWPFALGFFDSVRIVMAWCELRQDFRHFRTDRIATLTPGERYPKRRHALLKEWRAIDRTPKNRG; encoded by the coding sequence ATGTCCCGCACCGAACGCCTCCTGGGCCTGATGCAGACCTTGCGCTGCCATCGCCGCCCCGTCAGCGGCCGCCAACTGGCCGCCGACCTCGGCGTCAGCATCCGCACGCTGTACCGCGACATCGCCACCCTGCAATCGCAAGGCGCCGAGATCGAGGGCGAACCAGGCGTGGGCTACGTGCTGAGGCCGGGTTTCATGCTGCCGCCGCTGATGTTCAGCACCGAGGAGATCGAGGCGCTGGTGCTGGGCACCCGCTGGGTGGCGGACCGCGCCGACCCGCGCCTGGCGCAGGCCGCGAGCAACGCGCTGGCCAAGATCGGCGCCGTGCTGCCAGGCGAACTGCGCGACGGGCTGGACGCGATACCGCTGCTGGTCGGTCCCAGTTCGATGCAGGTGGTGGACCGCGTGGACCTGTCGCTGATCCGCCAGGCCATACGCTGCGAACAGAAGATCGACATCACCTACCGCGACGACAAGGGCGCCGATTCCACGCGGGTGATCTGGCCGTTCGCGCTGGGTTTTTTCGACAGCGTGCGCATCGTCATGGCCTGGTGCGAACTGCGCCAGGATTTCCGCCATTTCCGCACCGACCGCATCGCCACGCTGACGCCCGGTGAGCGTTATCCCAAGCGCCGCCATGCGCTGCTGAAGGAGTGGCGCGCGATCGATCGCACGCCAAAGAATCGCGGCTGA
- a CDS encoding tripartite tricarboxylate transporter substrate binding protein yields MNPLGPTAARWRASPRRWMAAALAGAALLAGAAQPAAAAFPERPVTLVVPFPAGGTPDILARILSDSLAKRLGQPLIVENRAGAGGNIGAQAVARAAPDGYTLLMCAFGCTVAPSLYQPAPYDIVKDFAPVAMVGTVPSVLVVNPKVPAQTVAELLAYARAHPGKLNSASSGVGGSAHLATELLKLRTGIDVAHIPYKGAGQVAADLLGGQVDMYFDNLPASLANIRAGKLRALAVASAKRAPAIPDVPTFAEAGVADFLITPWFGIMAPAGTPDATLAALHQAFNDALQAPEVAAKMRELGVETAAGPRQALGDFVLAETARWKDVIQANHIRAE; encoded by the coding sequence ATGAACCCCTTGGGCCCGACCGCCGCGCGCTGGCGCGCTTCCCCCCGCCGCTGGATGGCGGCCGCGCTGGCCGGCGCAGCGCTGCTGGCGGGCGCAGCCCAGCCGGCCGCCGCCGCCTTCCCCGAACGCCCCGTGACGCTGGTGGTGCCCTTCCCCGCCGGCGGCACGCCCGACATCCTGGCCCGCATCCTCAGCGACAGCCTGGCCAAGCGCCTGGGCCAGCCCCTGATCGTGGAAAACCGCGCCGGCGCCGGCGGCAACATCGGCGCGCAGGCGGTGGCGCGCGCCGCGCCCGACGGCTACACCTTGCTGATGTGCGCCTTCGGCTGCACGGTCGCGCCCTCGCTCTACCAGCCCGCGCCCTACGACATCGTCAAGGACTTCGCGCCCGTCGCCATGGTCGGCACGGTGCCCAGCGTGCTGGTCGTCAATCCCAAGGTGCCGGCGCAGACCGTGGCCGAGCTGCTGGCCTACGCCCGCGCCCATCCGGGCAAGCTGAACTCGGCCTCGTCGGGCGTGGGCGGCTCGGCCCACCTGGCCACCGAACTGCTGAAGCTGCGCACCGGCATCGACGTGGCGCACATCCCCTACAAGGGCGCCGGACAGGTCGCGGCCGATCTGCTGGGCGGCCAGGTCGACATGTATTTCGACAACCTGCCGGCATCGCTGGCGAACATCCGCGCGGGCAAGCTGCGGGCCCTGGCCGTGGCCAGCGCCAAGCGCGCGCCGGCCATTCCGGACGTGCCGACCTTCGCGGAGGCCGGCGTGGCCGATTTCCTGATCACGCCCTGGTTCGGCATCATGGCGCCGGCCGGCACGCCGGACGCCACGCTGGCCGCGCTGCACCAAGCCTTCAACGACGCCTTGCAGGCGCCCGAGGTCGCCGCCAAGATGCGCGAACTGGGCGTGGAAACCGCCGCCGGCCCGCGCCAGGCGCTGGGCGACTTCGTGCTGGCCGAGACCGCGCGCTGGAAGGACGTGATCCAGGCCAACCACATCCGGGCGGAATGA
- a CDS encoding LysR family transcriptional regulator yields the protein MSDAQSLPYLRRLDMNLLLTFDVLMRTRSATASSALLHKTQPAISRDLARLRRRLEDPLLVVVKGRFIPTERALELHSAVHDALAQIEAALRPAEAFDPAKASGVVNIGTGAHSEILLAAPLIERLHRAAPGITLRFQSVHGDFVPDDLDAERLDMAIGLFGKVPARFHRDTLLKDRRVCVVSARHPWAGKRALALADLPSIKWFAFAHMYGRETNFDRALKPDASRLEFSAYLSGFGITPYVLLDTDYATTMPASVARVHARHFPLATLELPASLRKIELVMVWPRRLHTSPLQAWLRGQIREVLRERVDAPAAGAA from the coding sequence ATGAGCGACGCCCAATCCTTGCCCTATCTGCGCCGGCTGGACATGAACCTGCTGCTGACGTTCGACGTCCTGATGCGCACTCGCAGCGCCACCGCCAGTTCAGCCCTGCTGCATAAGACGCAGCCCGCCATCAGCCGTGACCTGGCGCGCCTGCGCCGCCGGCTGGAAGATCCCTTGCTGGTGGTGGTGAAGGGCCGATTCATTCCAACGGAGCGGGCGCTGGAACTGCATTCGGCGGTGCATGACGCGCTGGCGCAGATCGAAGCGGCGCTGCGTCCGGCCGAGGCTTTCGATCCGGCCAAGGCCAGCGGCGTGGTCAACATCGGCACCGGCGCGCACAGCGAGATCCTGCTGGCGGCGCCGCTGATCGAACGGCTGCACCGCGCCGCGCCGGGCATCACGCTGCGTTTCCAGTCGGTGCACGGAGACTTCGTGCCGGACGATCTGGACGCGGAACGGTTGGACATGGCCATCGGCCTGTTCGGCAAGGTGCCGGCGCGTTTCCATCGCGATACGCTGCTGAAGGACCGGCGCGTGTGCGTGGTGTCGGCGCGGCATCCCTGGGCAGGCAAGCGCGCGCTGGCGCTGGCGGATCTGCCGTCCATCAAGTGGTTCGCCTTCGCGCACATGTATGGCCGCGAAACCAACTTCGACCGCGCGCTCAAGCCGGATGCCAGCCGGCTGGAATTTTCGGCCTACCTGTCCGGCTTCGGCATCACGCCCTATGTGCTGCTGGACACTGATTACGCCACCACCATGCCGGCCAGCGTGGCGCGGGTGCACGCCCGGCATTTCCCCCTGGCGACGCTGGAACTGCCTGCCAGCCTGCGCAAGATCGAACTGGTGATGGTGTGGCCGCGGCGCCTGCATACGTCGCCGCTGCAGGCCTGGCTGCGCGGGCAGATCCGCGAGGTGCTGCGGGAACGCGTGGACGCTCCCGCAGCCGGTGCGGCTTAG
- a CDS encoding CopD family protein, whose protein sequence is MLYAALKFIHLMAVILWVGGMLFAHCFLRPAAAQLEPPVRLRLMAAVLGPFLNAVLAAILLILATGAIMIGQEASQAAQTGGAFFMPRSWTLMASGGLVMTAIYAYIRFVLYPQLRAAVAASDWPQGGQAMGGIRRWVGINLLLGIAIVAIVFLG, encoded by the coding sequence ATGCTCTATGCCGCGCTCAAATTCATCCACCTGATGGCCGTGATCCTCTGGGTCGGGGGCATGCTTTTCGCGCACTGTTTCCTGCGGCCGGCGGCCGCGCAGCTGGAACCGCCGGTCCGGCTGCGGCTGATGGCGGCGGTGCTGGGGCCGTTCCTGAATGCGGTGCTGGCGGCCATTCTTCTGATCCTGGCGACGGGCGCGATCATGATCGGCCAGGAAGCCAGCCAGGCGGCGCAGACGGGCGGCGCCTTCTTCATGCCGCGCAGCTGGACCCTCATGGCCTCGGGCGGCCTGGTCATGACGGCCATCTACGCCTACATCCGCTTCGTGCTCTACCCGCAGCTGCGGGCGGCGGTTGCCGCATCCGACTGGCCCCAGGGCGGCCAGGCCATGGGCGGCATACGCCGCTGGGTGGGCATCAACCTGCTGCTGGGCATCGCCATCGTGGCCATCGTCTTTCTGGGGTAG
- a CDS encoding sigma-70 family RNA polymerase sigma factor produces the protein MPNPAVAAGDNVHLLYRAHHGWLHGWLRAKLGNSFDAADLAQDTFVRVLRHRHELDALREPRAYLTTIAKRLLLNHHRRRSVEQAYLEALALMPEALAPSAEQRLIILETLQEIDEMLAGLSLPARQAFLMAQLEGLSHGEIAARLNVSLRTVHRYIAKGFEQCIMASI, from the coding sequence GTGCCGAATCCCGCGGTCGCCGCCGGCGACAACGTCCATCTGCTGTACCGCGCTCATCATGGATGGCTGCATGGCTGGCTGCGCGCCAAGCTGGGCAACAGCTTCGACGCCGCCGACCTGGCGCAGGACACCTTCGTGCGGGTGCTGCGCCACCGCCACGAACTGGACGCCTTGCGCGAGCCGCGCGCCTATCTCACCACCATCGCCAAGCGCCTGCTGCTGAACCACCACCGGCGGCGCTCGGTGGAGCAGGCCTATCTGGAAGCCCTGGCCTTGATGCCGGAGGCGCTGGCGCCCTCGGCCGAGCAGCGCCTGATCATCCTGGAAACGCTGCAGGAAATCGACGAGATGTTGGCCGGCCTGTCGCTGCCGGCCCGCCAGGCCTTCCTGATGGCGCAGCTGGAAGGACTGAGCCATGGCGAAATCGCCGCCCGCCTGAACGTGTCGCTGCGCACCGTGCATCGCTACATCGCCAAGGGATTCGAACAATGCATCATGGCGTCGATCTGA
- a CDS encoding FecR domain-containing protein, which translates to MHHGVDLNPQAEAAPELPAVERSVAREAARWLLRLSSGRATDADQRACELWRASKAEHEHAWQRAQRVNERFGLIPAALGMATLNRPGLGSRRAALKTLIALVAAGPVGWAAWRADPLDWTADYRSAPGERREVALADGSTLLLNTASAVDVMYSSTARLLRLRAGEIAVHAVADTAPAPRPFVVRTSLGDIEAQSSRFCVRQEGGVCRVSVQEGRIRVGSAAHPRSLVSLEAGQQSSLTDAGASPPSPADPHASDWQRGVLYANRMRLDAFAAELGRYRSGILRCDPEAAHLRISGAFQVRDTDAVLAALPATLPVRVRYRTPYWVTITLRAAAEA; encoded by the coding sequence ATGCATCATGGCGTCGATCTGAACCCGCAGGCCGAGGCGGCGCCCGAGCTGCCCGCCGTCGAACGCAGCGTGGCGCGCGAGGCCGCGCGCTGGCTGCTGCGGCTGAGTTCGGGCCGCGCCACCGACGCCGACCAGCGGGCCTGTGAACTGTGGCGCGCCAGCAAGGCCGAGCACGAGCACGCCTGGCAGCGCGCGCAGCGCGTGAATGAGCGCTTCGGCCTGATCCCGGCGGCGCTGGGCATGGCCACCTTGAACCGCCCCGGACTCGGAAGCCGTCGTGCCGCGCTCAAGACGCTGATTGCGCTGGTGGCGGCCGGGCCCGTCGGTTGGGCAGCCTGGCGCGCCGATCCGCTGGACTGGACCGCGGACTACCGCAGCGCGCCGGGCGAACGGCGCGAAGTGGCGCTGGCGGATGGCTCCACGCTGCTGCTGAACACGGCCAGCGCCGTCGACGTGATGTACAGCTCCACGGCGCGCCTGCTGCGGCTGCGCGCCGGCGAGATCGCGGTGCATGCCGTGGCCGACACGGCGCCTGCGCCGCGGCCCTTCGTGGTGCGCACGAGCCTGGGAGACATCGAGGCGCAGTCCTCGCGATTCTGCGTGCGCCAAGAAGGCGGCGTGTGCCGCGTCAGCGTGCAGGAAGGGCGGATCCGCGTCGGCAGCGCCGCGCATCCGCGCAGCCTGGTCAGCCTGGAGGCCGGCCAGCAGAGCAGCCTGACGGACGCGGGCGCGTCGCCGCCATCCCCTGCGGATCCGCATGCCAGCGACTGGCAACGCGGCGTGCTGTACGCCAACCGCATGCGGCTGGACGCCTTCGCGGCCGAACTGGGCCGCTACCGTTCCGGCATCCTGCGTTGCGATCCCGAGGCCGCGCATCTGCGCATCTCGGGCGCGTTCCAGGTGCGCGATACCGATGCGGTCCTGGCGGCCTTGCCCGCGACCTTGCCTGTGCGGGTGCGCTATCGCACGCCGTACTGGGTGACGATCACCTTGCGCGCGGCTGCCGAGGCCTGA